The following coding sequences lie in one Anticarsia gemmatalis isolate Benzon Research Colony breed Stoneville strain chromosome 16, ilAntGemm2 primary, whole genome shotgun sequence genomic window:
- the LOC142979475 gene encoding calexcitin-2-like yields MVSDFRKKKLLHVFTAFFDTNANGSIDKKDFELAVERIGKMRGWAPSDAKYKSVEVTLMKIWDGLQSGADADKDGQVTTDEWFAMWDSYPSSASEWQNQYCKFVFDLEDASDDGSIDSEEFSSVYASFGLNKDEAVAAFQKMAKGKSSVSWAEFQELFKEYFSSDDVNAPGNGVFGKTSY; encoded by the coding sequence ATGGTGTCCGACTTCAGAAAGAAGAAGCTTCTCCACGTGTTCACGGCGTTCTTCGACACCAACGCCAATGGCAGCATTGACAAGAAAGATTTCGAACTGGCAGTCGAAAGGATCGGAAAAATGAGAGGATGGGCCCCTTCTGATGCTAAATACAAATCAGTAGAAGTAACTCTTATGAAGATCTGGGATGGTCTGCAAAGCGGCGCTGATGCCGACAAAGATGGACAAGTGACTACTGACGAATGGTTCGCCATGTGGGACTCGTACCCTTCATCAGCGTCTGAATGGCAAAACCAGTACTGcaaatttgtttttgatttagaAGATGCTAGTGATGATGGTTCAATTGACAGTGAGGAGTTTTCGTCGGTGTATGCTTCCTTCGGTCTGAACAAGGATGAGGCTGTTGCGGCCTTCCAGAAGATGGCTAAAGGCAAATCTTCTGTATCCTGGGCTGAGTTCCAGGAGCTCTTCAAGGAGTACTTCTCGTCTGACGATGTGAACGCGCCAGGTAACGGCGTCTTCGGCAAGACCAGCTACTGA
- the LOC142979290 gene encoding calexcitin-2-like, producing MVSDFRKKKLLHVFNAFFDTNRSGSVDKSDFELSIKKIAELRGYKPGDEKYKQVEDILLQIWSGLQSRADADNDGEISQEEWITMWDNFAKNPSAAYNWQNLYCKFIFQLEDASNDGVIDENEFSSVYESFGLDKQESIEAFKKMAKGKATVSFEEFQELWKEYFLAEDQEAPGNFIFGCYICSLSKHSHSHSH from the coding sequence ATGGTGTCAGATTTTAGGAAGAAGAAACTCTTGCATGTGTTCAATGCATTCTTTGACACGAACAGAAGCGGGTCTGTGGATAAATCAGACTTTGAACTGTCTATAAAGAAGATAGCTGAACTTAGAGGGTATAAGCCTGGAgacgaaaaatataaacaagtagAAGACATTTTGCTGCAGATCTGGAGTGGACTCCAAAGCCGAGCTGATGCAGACAATGATGGAGAAATTTCTCAAGAAGAATGGATCACCATGTGGGACAATTTCGCCAAGAATCCTTCAGCAGCATACAACTGGCAGAACTTGTACTGCAAGTTTATTTTCCAACTAGAAGATGCGAGTAACGATGGAGTGATTGATGAGAATGAATTCTCCTCAGTCTATGAATCTTTTGGCCTTGATAAGCAAGAATCTATTGAAGCCTTCAAAAAGATGGCTAAAGGTAAGGCGACGGTTTCTTTTGAAGAGTTCCAGGAACTGTGGAAGGAGTATTTCTTGGCTGAAGATCAGGAAGCGCCAGGAAACTTCATCTTTGGATGTTATATTTGCAGTCTTTCTAAACACTCCCATTCGCACTCtcattaa